Part of the Deltaproteobacteria bacterium genome is shown below.
TATGACTTGAAGCCCAAGGCCATAAGCGAAACCCGCTTCAAAATAAACCCCGCCACGATATCCGGTAAGATCGCAGACCATGAACTTGCTTCTGCGAATTTCCGCAATTATTTTATCATTTATATCACCATTATGTTCCACATTATCTATTCTAACAGCACGATATTTTGACTTTTCTTGGCCTTTCCCGGTATATTCGACAGCTTTTTCGATTGCTTTATAAATGATATCCATTTTTTGATTGAACCACATTGCAACAAAACATTGATTGCCTTCACCTTTAGTTTTTAATTCAGCTAATCTATTATACCCATTATAAGTAATATTAATATCTAACAACACAGAATTAATATTCAGAACAATTAATTTTGAATCATGTATTAGACTAAAAAATGGGACCATATGGCCTGCATCCAAACAATAAAATAAGGGATAATCATCATATATATTTAATGTTATTTGTTCGCCAACGTAGTTAGTAAGTTTATCTAATCTCAACAAAGCATTATTTATTAATTCAATACTATCCTTAACTTTATATGATTCATATAAGTCTTTTAAATCCTTAATAGATAAAAAATCATTTTTCCCCTTTAAATTATTTTTATCATCTTCATATCTATTCCTAAGAATACTGCATAATATTTTTTTTCTGCCACCCTTGAATAGATCATTAATACGCTGTTCATACGAAATATCGAATATATCACTTTTTGTATAAAGACTAACAAATCCACATTTTTTACATTTGTACTTCAAATAACTTGAGTCTTGGCTATAAGGTCTTTCATCAATTTCTGAAATATTTGAATCGTCACAAAAAAAACATTTATCCATTTCAAATACCTCGCCTTGCGCATGGTTATTAAATACACTGGCCTATCTTGATATTGCAACAAGTAGTCAGCCGCATACCAGAACTAGTGCCAAAATCATTGCTGCACCTCTTGTGCTTCGCACCCCGGCAACGAGTTGCCGGGGCCACCCATAGTTACCTTGGCTTTCAAACAACCCGGTCAACGGAAACGCCGCTGACGAGCGGGTAATTTTCCGGGTTCATGATGATTTCGGTTGTAAGGTCAACGTCCAGGTCGGGCCAGTGGAGGTGGCCGGGGCAAGGCGTTTCCACGTTCAGGATTTTTTTCACGGGCGCGTCCGCAAACCAGGGGAACTTGTCGAAGGATAGAAACATCTCGGAATCATTCAATAAAAATGCTTTCATATGCCCCTGGGGACTGCCGCTGTGTCGAATTCCGTATCCAGCCTTGAAATTTCGCCGTCCTCGGAGAAGGAAAAGTAGCGGTTCGCGCCTATTACAAGGTGATCCAGCACCCTTATGCCCATTACCCGGCAGGCGAAAAGCACCTCGCGGGTGACGGCGCGGTCGTCGGCTGAGGGGCGCGGCTCGCCGGAGGGGTGATTGTGGGCGATTATCACCCCCGCCGCGTGATGGGAAAGGGCCTTGCGCACCACCTCGCGCGGGTAGACGTGGCTCGCGTTCACGGTGCCCTCGAAAAGGGTTTCAACTCTTATCACACGGTTTTGTGAATCGAGAAAAATGGCCGTGAAGCATTCGGTCTTGCGGTCGCGAAGGTGATGATAGAGGTAATCGAAGGTTTCCCGGGTGGAGCGCAGGGGGTCTTTGCCCGCAAGGCCGCTTTCCAGAAATCTCTTGCTTACGGCCTGGACCAGGAGGATGCCAAGGGCGTTTTTGGGGCCGATTCCCTCCACCTGGGCCAGTTCGTCAGCATCAGCCGAAAGCACCCCAGAGAGCGTCTTGAAGCGCGCCATGGCCGCCTTGGCCGCGTCCTTGCAGTCCCGGCGCGGAGTGGCGAGAGTCAGAAGCAGCTCCACCACCTCGTAGTCATGGAAGCCCGTGAGCCCCGATTTCAGGAATTTTTCCCGAAGCCGCTCCCGGTGCCCCTCGCCCTTGTGCCCCGCCTTATCAATCATGTCGGATCCAAAAAATTGAAAATTTCCTTTTTGCCTTAACCCTTCCAAACGGCGCAGCGTTAAGCCTGATCAAAAACGATGAAGTGCAAGGAAGGCGAGCGGCGCGGGAAGGAATAGTACTTTTCGTACATGACGACCCGCGCCGCGAAGTCTGACACAGCAATTCGCGTTTTTGGACAGGCGATCAAGGTCGCAGATCTGCGTCGGCGGACTTGGCTTCGGGCTCCGCCGGAACCCGGCTGCGGATTAAGGGAAGCTGCTGAACCGAGCGCACCACTTTATCGACCTCCCTCATGCTCTGGCGCACGTCGTCCATGCTCCTTTGTGTTGAATCCGTGAGCTTGGGCACGTCGTGGCTGGCCTTTTCCACGTTGGAAAGAATCTGGTTCACCTGGAGCATGGCCTTTGTGACGCCTTCCAATACCTTCTGAAGCTCGGCCAAGTCCACGTGGGCCTGGCTCACGGCCCCGCCCGCCTTGTTGGCCGTGCCGCCGATGCTCTCCACCGCCCCGCCCACCTTGCCCACGGTGCCGGGAATGAGCGCCGTGGCCTCCTTGGTGTGCCGCAAAATGGCGTGGATTTCCGCCATGTTGGCCTCTATGGCCACCAGAAGGCGGTCGCTTCGGATGGCCCCGCCAAGGGTGCCCTCGCCGCGCTCGATGGAGCCGAGAAGGCTTTCGGTGTGGGCCAAGGAGGCGTCCAGCTTGGCTATGGCCTTGAATAGCGGGCCTTCCTGGTCGTGCATCTGGTGAATGATCTCGGTCAATTCCTGAACCGCGAGAACCACCTTTTTCGCGGTTTCCTCCACCCGGAACTCATTTAAGATGTCGGTCACGGATTTTTTGGCCTCGGAGGGGATGACCCCGTTGGGAGGGATTTCCGGGGCCTTGGGGTCTCCGGGCTTGATGGAGACGTACTCCGCGCCTATGAGGGTGGGGCTTTCAACGGTGGTGACAGAGCCTTGCCGGATGCGGGGGGCGTAGGCGGAAAGAATGGCCAGGTCCACACGCACAAGGTCGCCTTCCAGCTCGATTTTCTTCACCTTGCCGATGTTGGCCTTGGCCATTTTCACCGGGGCCTTTTCGTCCAGGTTGTAGGCCTGATGAAAAACAGTGTAATAATGGACGTAGCTTCGGAACCAGTCCTTGCCCCTGCCTATGGCGGCAATGGTGGTTACCAGAAGAAGGGCGGTTATGACCAGAAACAGCCCGACGATTTTTTCCCGCCGCCTGTAAACCAGTTCCACTTTTTCACCTTGCCGGGGATTTTCGCTCGTCCACGTAAAGCGCGCCGCAGCTTATGCGCACGATCTTGGTGGCAAGCTCGTTCATCAGTTTTTGGTTGAAGGTGTAAAGCACCAGGGGCAAGCCCAGGGCCGCAAGCTCCCGGAGCCTTTCCAGGACCTGCATGTGGCTTGGGTGGTCCAGGTGCATGGATGGCCGCTCGATAATGAAAAGATCGGGGTTCTTCGCAAGCTCCCGCACCAGGATTGTGAGCCGCACATCCTCCTCGTAGGCCTGGGCGGGCCTCAGATCGAGCTTTCCCGCTATCTCGAAATGCCCGCACAGGGCCATGATGGCCGGATCGATTACGCTCGCGTCAACCTCGCCGAAATAATGCGCCGAAAAAAGCAGGGTCTCGCCCAGGGTGCGGTTGGAGAAAACCGCCGAATCGGATGCAACGTAGCCCACCCGGCGCTTGTAGGCAAGGGTCCTGCGATAGTCGGAAGCGTCGGCAAGTTGACCGTTATGATACAGTTCCCCCGAAAGCGGGCGCTCCAGGGCGGCCAGTGCCCGAAGAAAAAGGTGGGCGTCCTCGTTTTTGTCCGCCACCACCCCGGCAACCTCCCCCCGTTCGAGGGAAAACGAAAAGGGGGCCAATCCGTTTCCCTGGCCCCAGGGCGCGTAGGAGCAGTTTTTCAGTTCCACCACAGACATTCGCACCGCCTAAAGGTAGAAAAGAATCGACAGGAAGATATTGGCCGCCAGGATGTAAAAAAGGGTTTCCACGGCCCCGCCGGAGCAGGCAACGGGAATGGCGGTCATCTCCTTTTTCACGGTGAAGCCCCGGTGAAGGCTCACCACGGTGATTATCACTCCGAAAAACAGGGCCTTGGCGATTCCCACGGCTATGTCGCGGCCTCCCAGGGCCTTGGCCATCTGGGGCAGAAGCTCCTCCATCTTTATGTCCGTGAGGCTCCAGGCAAGGGCGTAGCCCCCGAATACCGCCGCAAGGTCGAATATGATGAAAAGCCCCAGCATGGCGGTGGTGATGCCCACCAGGCGCGGATAGCCCAATACGTGCATGGGGTCGATGCCGTAAAGCTCTATGGCCTCGATTTCGTTTAGAATCCGCATGTAGCTGATTTCGGCGGTAATGGCAACGCTGCTTCGCAAAATCACGATGAAGGCCGTGAGAAGCGGCCCCACCTCGCGTATGAGTATGAGGACGGTGATTTTCCCGAGGTCGTACTGGCTGGCCACCTTGCCGAACTGGACTATGAGCATCGCCCCGATGAGAAGGGCTATGGGGATGATGATGGGAAGGGCCTGGACGGCGGTGAAGTATATCTGCTCCACAACGATTCGGTGGACCAGGGGTTTTCCCACCAGGGGCTTTCGCACCGAGAGGGAAAAAAGGCGCCACGTGAAGGCCAGAAGGTCAGCCGCGTGGTGAAACCACGTGAGGCCGTACCGGCCCAATGCGCCAAGGGAATTTGAAACGCCTGAGGTTAGTTTCATGGCCCCCGTGATCGATGACGGTGAATACGCCCCGGTTTTCAGGACCGGGAAGCCATTGTAGCCTTAAGGCGGGAATACGTCAACAGCTCCGGGCAGTTGGGCCGCCCGCGTTGAAATTCCGCCCCGGCAACGCTTTTCAAGCACAGCAATGCTAAGGCTGGATACCAGTCTGAATATTGGCGATGAAGCGCAAGGAGAGCAAGAAGCCAATGAAGGAGCGTACCCGCCCAAGAAATCGCAGAGTTCTTGGGCTAAATCATAATGTTTGTACGTGACTGAAATTGGCTTCGCAGCACGACACAGCGATTCGCGTTTTTATCCAGCCTTAGCCCCAGCGGAGAAGCATTCGGAGTATGGCCATCAGGCTCCTGGGATAGGGCGGGCGAAGGAAGCCCTGGGTGTTGGGGGTTTTCTGCCAGAAGACCGCCTGCTTGTGGGAAAAGGCCTCGAAACCCTCCCGGCCGTGGTACTGGCCCATGCCGCTTTCGCCTACGCCGCCGAAGGGCAGCTCGTCCTGGGCCACGTGGAGCATCACGTCGTTCACGCAGGCCCCGCCGGAAACGGTTTTGGACAGGATGCCCTCCACAAGTTTCCGGTCGTTGTCGAACACGTAAAGGGCAAGGGGACGGGGCCTTTGGTTTATGAAGGCGACGGCCTGGCTCAGGTCGTCGTAAGGAACCACCGGCAGGACCGGGCCGAAGATTTCCTCCTGCATCACCCGCATTTCGGGCGTGGGGTCGAGAACCAGTGTGGGGGCGATTTTGCGCCGCGAAGGATAAAGGGTTTCGTTGGTGGGGTTTATGTGCTGGATCCGCGCCCCCTTTTGCTTGGCGTCATCCAGAAGGCCGTTGATGCGCTCGAAGTGGCGCTGGCTGATGATGGAGGTGTAATCCGGGTTGTCGGCCAGCGCCGGGTAGCTCTTGCGCCAGACGGCGGCGACCTTTTCGGCGAAGGCGTCAACCCTGGCCCTTGGGACCAGGGCGTAGTCGGGGGCAACGCAGGTCTGGCCCGCGTTGAATGCCTTTCCCAGGGCCACCCGGTCCGCCGCCAGGGAAAGATCGGCTGAAGGCCCCACGAGCGCCGGGGACTTGCCGCCAAGCTCCAGGATTACCGGGGTGAGGTTTTGGGCCGCTGCGGTCATTATGTGACGCCCAACTGTGGTGGAGCCGGTGAAGAGCAGGATGTCGAAGGCGAGCGCCGAAAAGGCCGCCCCCACCTCCGGGCCTCCGCAGACCGTGCAGACCCGTTCGGGCGGAAAGATTTCAGATAGCATCTCCTTCATGAGGGCGGCTGTGGCGGGCGCTTCCTCGGAGGGTTTCAGCATCACCCGGTTTCCGGCCGCCAGAGCTGTGGCAAGGGGCATGATGGCCAGGTAAAAGGGGTAGTTCCAGGGCGAGATTATTCCGGCCACCCCGCGCGCCCGGTAACGGACGCCTGCTTTTGCGGGCAGGAAGACCTTGTTGACGGGCCGGTTTTCCGGCTTCATCCAGGAAGCGAGATTCTTTTTGATGTGGCGGATACCGGCCAGGGTGGTGTAAAGCTCGGCCACGTAGGATTCGTGACGGCTGCGGTTGCCGAAATCGGCGTTCATGGCGTCCGCTATGTCATCGCATTTTTCGGCTATTTTGGATGCAAGGCGCGAAAGATCGGCCAGCCGGACTTCGCAGCAGGGCTCCCCGTCCTCCAAAAAGGCCTGCCTCTGAGCAAAAAGGGCGCTGGCCAGCTCCTTTTCGGGAGCGCGTTCAACGGTTTTTTCCGGCATTGTGAGCCCTTTCCCGGTATTCCTTGAGATACCCCAGAACCTCGTCCAGAAGCTCTTTCGGGTAATCCTTTCCTGCAAGTTTTTTCCACAGGGGAGCCACCTGTTTTTCCAGGCGGGCAAGCTCCGCCGGGGTCGTCTCCACCCTTTTGACCCCGTAGCGCACCATTGAATCCACGGCTTTTTTCGCCTCGGCGCGGTTTTTGGGGTTGAACTGGGCCGCAAGCTCCTCCCGGCCTTCAACCAAGCGATCCCGGTATTCGGCCTTGAGGGCCTTCCAGGGGCCTGTTCCGATTATTATTCCCGCCGGGGAGTATCTTATCGGAAGGGTGTTTATGTATTTTGTCACGGCGTGAAGCTGGGCCCCCACGGTGTAGAAGACTGGGGCCACGAAGGCGTCGGCCTCCCCGGTGCGAATCTTGGCCGAAAGCTCGGCCACCGAGCCGGAAACCGGAATTGCCCCAAGGGTTTTCAGCACTTCGGCCTCAAGGGGGCCGCACCAGTTCATGAACTTTCTTCCGGCGAAATCCGAAAGTTTCGTTATCGGGACCGAGGCCGAATAGAGTTCGTCAAAGTCCTGGTCGCCGTAATAGAGGTATTTCATGCCCCGGCGTTCGGCGTACCGGTCCAGGGTGGTGCGCAGCCGGTGGATGACGTAATCCACCTCGTCGTAACCCCGGAAAAGGAAGGGAAGCTGGAGAACGCCTGCTTCGGGCACCGCAAGAACCACGCCCCGCCCGGAAAAACCAGCGCCCTGTATGGTTCCCGCGTGTATCTGCTTCACGAAGGCCACGTCGTCGCCTAAAACGCCGTTGTAGTACCACTTGAAGACCAGGGTTCCGTCAGTGGCCTTTTTCACAGCCGGGGCCACCACGGTATCCAGCAAAATGGACCAGCCCACTCGCTTGGGGGCTATGGTGGCCAGTTTCCAGGTAACCGGTTCGGCCAGGGCCGCGCCCGAAAGCGGTGAAACAAGAAGCAGGCAGGCGGCAAGCATGGCCAGGGAAAAACGCCTTGCCGCCGACACGTGTGAAATCATGGCCCCCTCCTCGACGCGGGGAATTTTGTTGGGTGTCACAAACCGGTAATCCAGCGGATGACGTCGTTTACTACGAAAAAGATCATGATGGCAATGAGAAACACCATTCCGGCCTGGGTGGACAATTCCCTGATCCTAAGGCTTACCGGACGCCTGAAAACCGCCTCCAGAACGAAAAACAGGAGGTGGCCGCCGTCCAGCACCGGTATGGGGAAAAGGTTTATTATTCCGAGGCTTGCGGATAAAAGCCCCAGAAAGGAGAACAGGGTCCACAGGGTTCGCACAAGGTCCGAATCCATATTTTTCGTGATGGCCCCGGTGGTGCGGGCCATGGTGATAGGCCCGCCTATGGTCTCCCTGGCGCTCACCGTGCCCTTGAAAATCCTGGCCACCGTGCCGACGGTGAGATAACAGACCGTATAGGTCTGGCCCACAGCCTCCCGGATGGCCGCCACCGGGCCGCCCGGAACCATGAGGCTTGGGCCGGGGCCTATTCCTATGGTGTAGCGGCTTTTCTTCTCGCCGTATTCGTTTTGGCCCTGGGTTTTCCGGGGGCTGACGGAAAGGGCCACCTCGCGCAGAGGCCCTTTTTCGATGGTGCGCCTGAAATGGTGGGGGGCTGCGCCCAAAAGTCCCGCAAGGGGAAGGGCTGTGACCGGGGGTTTTCTTGAAACCACCACGCTTACCGGGCCTTGCCCCGTTTTCTGCACCAGGGGGGAGATTTCCTCCCAGGCGGTGATCTTCTCGCCGTTTATGGAAACAATGCGGTCTTCAGGCAGAAGCCCGGCGTGAAAGGCGGGGGAGTCGGGCATGACATCGCCTATCACGCTCGTGGAAACAGGAACTCCCCTGGCCATGAAAAAAAAGAAAAAAACCAGCACTGCCATGATGAAATTGGAAAACGGCCCGGCCACCACGATTATCATCCTGGCCCACACGGGCTTTAATGCAAAGGATACCGAAAGGCTCTCGACGGAAACCTCGGAGGTTGGGTCTTCGCCCGTCATTTTCACGTAGCCGCCGAAGGGGAGCGCACTCATTCGGTACTCGGTGCCGTTCTTTTTCCGGCTCCAGAGCGTGCGCCCGAAGCCTAAGGAAAAGACCTCCACCCCAACGCCCAGGCTCCTGGCGGCCAGAAAATGCCCCAGCTCGTGGACAAAGACCAGGATACTCAAAATAATCAAAAAAATAAGTATGTTGAAAAAAACCTGGGCAACGATCATGGCATCCTTTCAGCCGCCGGGCCAAGGGCTGTCGTCACGACAGGCGCATGCCCTTTTTCTCCAGGTCCTTCACGCCCCTGTAAATCACCTCGAAAATGTCCTTCACATCGTCTTTTTCAAGGCAGGAGAAGGCCACCCGTATGTCGGTCCTTCCAAGGGCAATCACTCCCACGCCGTATTCGTTCAGTATGTGGACCCGAAGTTCATCTGCGGGAACGGTCTTGAGCTTTAAGCACATGAAATAGCCGGAATTGAAGGGATAAACGCTCCAGGCGTCGCCGAAGGACGGGTCGGCCAGAACCTTCTTAACCTCAAAGGCCCGGTCCTTCATGATGCCGAACTTTTCGGCCTTTTCGGCGGCGTATTCGGGGGATTTCATGGCCGCGAGAACGATGGACTGGGACAGGTGGGAGGCGTTTGAGATGGTGCCCCGCACCGCCCCCGCCGTCTTGCGCTCCAGGGCCTCGTAGGCGGCCTTCTCCTTTCCCTGGGCGAATTTTGCCCCGTAGGTGATGAAGCCCACCCTAAGGCCCCACACGAAATCCTCCTTGGTGGCCCCGTCCAGCTTCACGGCGAGAAGCCTCTCGTGAGCCCCGGAAAGGCCAGCGAAAAGGGATTCTTCCATGCAGTCGTCTTCGTAGAAAAGACCGAAATAAGCGTCGTCGCACAGGGCCACCACGTTCACGCCGGATTCTGCGGTGCGGACCAGGATGTCCTTGACGGCGCTTGCCTCGCTTTTGGTGAGAGTGTAGCCGGTGGGATTCTGGGGAAAGTTCAGAAGCGCGATTATCTTGCCGTTTTTGGCGGCCTCTTCCTTTATTTTGGCCTCGAAGGCTTTAAGGTTGAATCCGCCCATTTCGTCGAAAAGCGCGTACTGGCTGATTCTGGCCCCGCGCCTGACGTTTAGGATAAGGTTGTAGTTGCCCCACATCTGGTCGGGCAGGATCACCACGTCGCCGGGGTCCACGAACATTTCGCCGAAAACGCAGATTCCGTGGGTGATGGCCTGGGTCACAACCGGAAGGCTCACGGTCTTTCCGGAAAGGCCGGGGTTTTTCTTGAACAGGGCCTCCTGCCACAGCTTGCGCAGCTCAAGAAGTCCGAAGGATGGGGCGTAGGTCAGGCAGTTGGATGGATCGATCCCCGGAATTTTGCCCATGACGCTTTTGAGGTACATGGGCTTTTTGCCTTCGGTGGCAATGCCTATGGTGGCGTTGTGGCGGTGCGCCTTCTCCTTGGCCTCGGCGCTCTGGGCCAGTATGCCCTTGGGGAAGAAGAGGCTTTTGCCCACGCTTGAAAGCATTGAAAAGACGTTTTCGTTGGCTGCGGATAGATTGTCGTTAAGTTCCCTGGCAAGCGGATTCATGGGGTTTGGTCCTTGATAGAACATTATTGATGGAGCCGGAAAAAGGCCCTGTTCGATGGACGCCCAGGGTGTCCAGGCGTAAAGGTTGACGCCCGAAATCCCCGGTTTCCATTAAAAAGCCCCGCCGAAAACCCAAAGGCTTTTTCCGGCGAGGCTTGTCAGCCTTTCTAAAAACGCGAATCGCGGTGTCGCATTTCAAAGCCAACTCCGCCACGTATATTGAATACGCTTGCTCGTTGGCTTTTCTTACTCCTTCGCGCTTCATCGTTTTTAGAAAGGCTTCGCATCCAGCCTTATTAAAGGGCTGTTATACCCTTTTCACATGGTTATCCGGTTTCGGCGGCCCGGCTGGGCCAGCCTGTGCGGCGTGGAGCCGGGCCTGCGAAGGTTTGGACGCAAGTCCGGCGTTCGGACAAAAAAATCCGCCCGGAATCCAGGCCCGTTTCGTTTCGGCACTTCTTTTTCCGGGCCTAAGAGGGGCTACTTGCCCTTGCTGGCCCGCTTGGACGCCTTCAAGGGATTCAGCTTGCCGCCCTCGGCGCTCTTTTGCGCTGCGGCCACGTGGGTTGCAAGGTTGCATACGCCGCGCTTCCACTTGGCGGCGGGGTCGGGGCAGGCAATGCAATAGGAGCCGTTTGAAAGTTCCACTGCCTTTGCGCAGCCCTTGCAGTTGTCAACGATGGGAAGACAGGTTCCTGCGGCGTAGGAGCAGCCCTTCTTGGACATGAAGCTGCATTCCGTGCCGTTTTTTGTCGTGGTGCACAGCATGGTTATAATCCTTGGCGCGATGGGGTTAAAATTTAGATTCTGTGATATCCTTGACCACAGCCTTTAATTTTTATCCGGGAAGGCCGAATGTGTCAAGGAATAGTTTGATGAAAAATTGCGAAACAAGGCAGGAAGAGGCCTCCGAAAAAAACCGGAGACCTCCTAAGGGGGTGTTCCAGGAGGAATTACCGGGCCAGAGGCTACCCGGAAACCTTCCATCCTGTGAGGCATCGGACCAGTCCCGCCCTGCCTTAAACGCCCTACGCCGTGCGGCGCTTCGCGTTTGCGGCCAGGCTTTTCAAAAAGCCTTAAAGGGCAGTGAAAGGTCCATTTCTAATATTGGCATCATTCGGCCATTGTCAACCCGGAAAAGCGGACGCCGGTTTCAGGGCGAAACCGGTATCCGCTCTTTCGGGCTCTTTTTCAACGGGCGATGGTTTCCAGAAACGCGCCCACCCTCGTGCTTATCTGGCCCATGTCTTCGGCGGCGTAGTCGGTTTCCAGCCGCAGCACCGGCAGTTTCCTGGCCGAGAGTGCGCCCGCAAGGCCGCCCGATTCCATGAGGTAGGGCGTGCAGAACTGAAGGGAATAGTGGATCACCCCGTCTGCGCTGTAGTCTTTGCCCATCTGCTCCACGTGCGAAACCCGGTCCGGGTTGGGAGTGAAAACCGCGCAGTCCACCTGAAAATATCGGTCGACAAGGGCTTCGATCAGGCCGTCCACGGTGTCGGCGGAATCGTCCACGAGGTTGCGCACGCCGCGCTCGCCGGTGCAGAGCTCCTCGCCCACTATCACCGCGCCCAGGCTTTCGACCAGGGCCGGAACCTTCCAGTTGGGAACCGCCATGGGGCAGCCCGAAAGAAGGAGACGCGCCGCGCCCCGGGGGCAAACTCCTATTCCGTCCCTAATTCTTTGTGAAAGCTCGTCGCAGATTTTGTTGACTGATTCGGTGAACCTTGCCGGATTGTCGTAGAAGGAGACCTGGTTGACCAGAAGCGCGTCCAGGCCGGAGATGGGCGAGGGGTCGGCGGCCCGGAGCCTAGCCAGCCGGTGCAGGGCCTTTCTCTTGGCGTTCACCGTGGCGATGCCCGATTTCAGGCTTTCAACGCTTATGGTTTTTCCGGTCAGGTTTTCCACGGCCTTTAAAAATTTCGTGAATTCCGCCTTCATCAAGGCCCGGCCCTCGGCGGATTTCATCTGGGGAAGGTCCATGACGTAAAGGTTCTTCACAAG
Proteins encoded:
- a CDS encoding DUF2442 domain-containing protein, with protein sequence MKAFLLNDSEMFLSFDKFPWFADAPVKKILNVETPCPGHLHWPDLDVDLTTEIIMNPENYPLVSGVSVDRVV
- the radC gene encoding DNA repair protein RadC; translated protein: MIDKAGHKGEGHRERLREKFLKSGLTGFHDYEVVELLLTLATPRRDCKDAAKAAMARFKTLSGVLSADADELAQVEGIGPKNALGILLVQAVSKRFLESGLAGKDPLRSTRETFDYLYHHLRDRKTECFTAIFLDSQNRVIRVETLFEGTVNASHVYPREVVRKALSHHAAGVIIAHNHPSGEPRPSADDRAVTREVLFACRVMGIRVLDHLVIGANRYFSFSEDGEISRLDTEFDTAAVPRGI
- a CDS encoding MCE family protein codes for the protein MELVYRRREKIVGLFLVITALLLVTTIAAIGRGKDWFRSYVHYYTVFHQAYNLDEKAPVKMAKANIGKVKKIELEGDLVRVDLAILSAYAPRIRQGSVTTVESPTLIGAEYVSIKPGDPKAPEIPPNGVIPSEAKKSVTDILNEFRVEETAKKVVLAVQELTEIIHQMHDQEGPLFKAIAKLDASLAHTESLLGSIERGEGTLGGAIRSDRLLVAIEANMAEIHAILRHTKEATALIPGTVGKVGGAVESIGGTANKAGGAVSQAHVDLAELQKVLEGVTKAMLQVNQILSNVEKASHDVPKLTDSTQRSMDDVRQSMREVDKVVRSVQQLPLIRSRVPAEPEAKSADADLRP
- a CDS encoding ABC transporter permease; the protein is MKLTSGVSNSLGALGRYGLTWFHHAADLLAFTWRLFSLSVRKPLVGKPLVHRIVVEQIYFTAVQALPIIIPIALLIGAMLIVQFGKVASQYDLGKITVLILIREVGPLLTAFIVILRSSVAITAEISYMRILNEIEAIELYGIDPMHVLGYPRLVGITTAMLGLFIIFDLAAVFGGYALAWSLTDIKMEELLPQMAKALGGRDIAVGIAKALFFGVIITVVSLHRGFTVKKEMTAIPVACSGGAVETLFYILAANIFLSILFYL
- a CDS encoding coniferyl aldehyde dehydrogenase, which gives rise to MPEKTVERAPEKELASALFAQRQAFLEDGEPCCEVRLADLSRLASKIAEKCDDIADAMNADFGNRSRHESYVAELYTTLAGIRHIKKNLASWMKPENRPVNKVFLPAKAGVRYRARGVAGIISPWNYPFYLAIMPLATALAAGNRVMLKPSEEAPATAALMKEMLSEIFPPERVCTVCGGPEVGAAFSALAFDILLFTGSTTVGRHIMTAAAQNLTPVILELGGKSPALVGPSADLSLAADRVALGKAFNAGQTCVAPDYALVPRARVDAFAEKVAAVWRKSYPALADNPDYTSIISQRHFERINGLLDDAKQKGARIQHINPTNETLYPSRRKIAPTLVLDPTPEMRVMQEEIFGPVLPVVPYDDLSQAVAFINQRPRPLALYVFDNDRKLVEGILSKTVSGGACVNDVMLHVAQDELPFGGVGESGMGQYHGREGFEAFSHKQAVFWQKTPNTQGFLRPPYPRSLMAILRMLLRWG
- the dctP gene encoding TRAP transporter substrate-binding protein DctP; this encodes MISHVSAARRFSLAMLAACLLLVSPLSGAALAEPVTWKLATIAPKRVGWSILLDTVVAPAVKKATDGTLVFKWYYNGVLGDDVAFVKQIHAGTIQGAGFSGRGVVLAVPEAGVLQLPFLFRGYDEVDYVIHRLRTTLDRYAERRGMKYLYYGDQDFDELYSASVPITKLSDFAGRKFMNWCGPLEAEVLKTLGAIPVSGSVAELSAKIRTGEADAFVAPVFYTVGAQLHAVTKYINTLPIRYSPAGIIIGTGPWKALKAEYRDRLVEGREELAAQFNPKNRAEAKKAVDSMVRYGVKRVETTPAELARLEKQVAPLWKKLAGKDYPKELLDEVLGYLKEYRERAHNAGKNR
- the rseP gene encoding RIP metalloprotease RseP; the encoded protein is MIVAQVFFNILIFLIILSILVFVHELGHFLAARSLGVGVEVFSLGFGRTLWSRKKNGTEYRMSALPFGGYVKMTGEDPTSEVSVESLSVSFALKPVWARMIIVVAGPFSNFIMAVLVFFFFFMARGVPVSTSVIGDVMPDSPAFHAGLLPEDRIVSINGEKITAWEEISPLVQKTGQGPVSVVVSRKPPVTALPLAGLLGAAPHHFRRTIEKGPLREVALSVSPRKTQGQNEYGEKKSRYTIGIGPGPSLMVPGGPVAAIREAVGQTYTVCYLTVGTVARIFKGTVSARETIGGPITMARTTGAITKNMDSDLVRTLWTLFSFLGLLSASLGIINLFPIPVLDGGHLLFFVLEAVFRRPVSLRIRELSTQAGMVFLIAIMIFFVVNDVIRWITGL
- a CDS encoding aminotransferase class I/II-fold pyridoxal phosphate-dependent enzyme produces the protein MNPLARELNDNLSAANENVFSMLSSVGKSLFFPKGILAQSAEAKEKAHRHNATIGIATEGKKPMYLKSVMGKIPGIDPSNCLTYAPSFGLLELRKLWQEALFKKNPGLSGKTVSLPVVTQAITHGICVFGEMFVDPGDVVILPDQMWGNYNLILNVRRGARISQYALFDEMGGFNLKAFEAKIKEEAAKNGKIIALLNFPQNPTGYTLTKSEASAVKDILVRTAESGVNVVALCDDAYFGLFYEDDCMEESLFAGLSGAHERLLAVKLDGATKEDFVWGLRVGFITYGAKFAQGKEKAAYEALERKTAGAVRGTISNASHLSQSIVLAAMKSPEYAAEKAEKFGIMKDRAFEVKKVLADPSFGDAWSVYPFNSGYFMCLKLKTVPADELRVHILNEYGVGVIALGRTDIRVAFSCLEKDDVKDIFEVIYRGVKDLEKKGMRLS
- a CDS encoding 2-hydroxyacyl-CoA dehydratase — translated: MSEDYRAMWQDLGLDLAAHDALLSVLGKAYGDIYMSQKNRPQGMGYFDFVMSEVHGLRIRELLDEKAAGRKIIGSYCVFVPEEIALAGNATLVGLCAGADFAVEEVHRFLPANTCALIKSSFGFKLGKVCPYLEAADMIVGENTCDGKKKAYEILGLLVKNLYVMDLPQMKSAEGRALMKAEFTKFLKAVENLTGKTISVESLKSGIATVNAKRKALHRLARLRAADPSPISGLDALLVNQVSFYDNPARFTESVNKICDELSQRIRDGIGVCPRGAARLLLSGCPMAVPNWKVPALVESLGAVIVGEELCTGERGVRNLVDDSADTVDGLIEALVDRYFQVDCAVFTPNPDRVSHVEQMGKDYSADGVIHYSLQFCTPYLMESGGLAGALSARKLPVLRLETDYAAEDMGQISTRVGAFLETIAR